A single genomic interval of Streptomyces sp. 1222.5 harbors:
- a CDS encoding DUF5685 family protein yields MFGIIRPCSHRLGEHLKTQWMAHLCGLCLALRRDHGQFARIVTNYDGLLISVLTEAQAETTAGSRRTAGPCALRGMRTASVAQGEGARLAAAVSLVLASAKVRDHVADRDGLLARKPVAAAARRVAAGWGRAGAHSGAAVGFDTGVLVDAVDRQLGIEKLAGPGTPILTVTEPTETATAAAFAHTAVLAGRPGNARPLAEAGRLFGRLAHLLDAVEDQGADALSGAWNPLTATCTSRTEARRLADDALHGMRLALREAEFSDGKLVHLLLVHELRRSVDRAFGTGACGHGPEASFGPPPGHHAPPAPGNPYGTPFGGEPPRPDKRGFWAGCAAAVGLCCTCKVCCADEYEGPWSRKKREGWCGNCDCDCSCCEACQCCECCECCSCCDCGV; encoded by the coding sequence GTGTTCGGAATCATCAGGCCCTGCTCCCACCGGCTCGGGGAGCACCTCAAGACCCAGTGGATGGCGCACTTGTGCGGGCTCTGCCTCGCACTGCGCCGCGACCACGGACAGTTCGCACGCATCGTGACGAACTACGACGGCCTGCTCATATCGGTTCTGACGGAGGCTCAGGCCGAAACGACGGCCGGCTCCCGGCGCACGGCCGGGCCCTGCGCCCTGCGCGGGATGCGCACGGCCTCCGTCGCCCAGGGCGAGGGCGCGCGGCTCGCCGCCGCCGTCTCGCTGGTGCTCGCCTCGGCGAAGGTGCGCGACCATGTCGCCGACCGTGACGGCCTGCTGGCGCGCAAGCCCGTGGCCGCCGCCGCGCGCCGGGTCGCCGCGGGCTGGGGCCGCGCGGGCGCGCACAGCGGAGCCGCGGTCGGGTTCGACACCGGCGTCCTCGTCGACGCGGTCGACCGGCAGCTCGGCATCGAGAAGCTCGCCGGTCCCGGCACCCCGATCCTGACGGTCACCGAGCCGACCGAGACCGCGACCGCCGCCGCCTTCGCGCACACCGCGGTGCTCGCCGGACGGCCGGGGAACGCGCGGCCCCTCGCGGAGGCCGGGCGGCTCTTCGGCCGGCTCGCCCACCTGCTGGACGCCGTCGAGGACCAGGGTGCCGACGCGCTGTCGGGTGCGTGGAACCCGCTCACCGCGACCTGCACCTCCCGGACCGAGGCGCGCCGGCTCGCCGACGACGCCCTGCACGGCATGCGGCTGGCGCTGCGGGAAGCCGAGTTCAGCGACGGGAAGCTCGTCCATCTCCTCCTGGTCCACGAACTCCGGCGCTCCGTCGACCGGGCGTTCGGCACGGGGGCGTGCGGACACGGACCCGAGGCCTCCTTCGGACCGCCCCCGGGACACCACGCGCCCCCCGCGCCGGGCAACCCCTACGGCACCCCCTTCGGCGGCGAACCGCCGCGCCCGGACAAGCGGGGCTTCTGGGCCGGGTGCGCGGCCGCCGTCGGACTGTGCTGCACCTGCAAGGTCTGCTGCGCCGACGAGTACGAGGGGCCGTGGTCCCGCAAGAAGCGCGAGGGCTGGTGCGGCAACTGCGACTGCGACTGCTCGTGCTGCGAGGCCTGCCAGTGCTGCGAGTGCTGTGAATGCTGCTCGTGCTGCGACTGCGGGGTCTGA
- a CDS encoding cell division protein SepF translates to MGSVRKASAWLGLVDDNDDERYYDDDYSEGTESGAAWVTDPRVKVATDTAEDKGRRIGTVTPDSFRDARAIGELFRDGVPVIMNLTAMEPADAKRVVDFAAGLTFGLRGTIERVANRVFLLTPSNTEIISGEPASRREDGFFNQS, encoded by the coding sequence ATGGGATCGGTACGCAAGGCGAGTGCGTGGCTCGGCCTCGTCGACGACAACGATGACGAGCGTTACTACGACGACGACTACTCCGAGGGCACCGAGTCCGGGGCCGCCTGGGTCACCGACCCCCGGGTGAAGGTGGCCACGGACACGGCCGAGGACAAGGGCCGCCGGATCGGCACGGTGACCCCGGACAGCTTCCGGGACGCCCGCGCCATCGGCGAGCTGTTCCGGGACGGGGTCCCGGTCATCATGAACCTCACGGCGATGGAGCCCGCCGACGCCAAGCGCGTCGTGGACTTCGCCGCGGGGCTGACCTTCGGCCTGCGGGGCACGATCGAGCGGGTCGCCAACCGGGTCTTCCTGCTGACGCCCTCCAACACGGAGATCATCAGCGGCGAGCCGGCGTCACGCCGCGAGGACGGATTCTTCAACCAGAGCTGA
- a CDS encoding I78 family peptidase inhibitor has product MAPIPTPPAEPQDSPDGYVGLDAPAAERLARQRGWSTVRSLPPGAIITMEYRAGRLNFEVRDGLVARAWKG; this is encoded by the coding sequence ATGGCACCGATTCCCACTCCGCCGGCGGAGCCCCAGGACAGCCCCGACGGGTACGTCGGCCTCGACGCCCCGGCCGCCGAGCGGCTCGCTCGGCAGCGGGGGTGGTCGACGGTACGGTCGTTGCCGCCGGGCGCGATCATCACCATGGAGTACCGGGCCGGGCGGCTGAACTTCGAGGTCAGGGACGGTCTGGTGGCCCGCGCCTGGAAGGGCTGA
- the der gene encoding ribosome biogenesis GTPase Der, giving the protein MNDQNQPGGSAEHEYDHGALGDAEYAEFMELAAEEGFDIEDVEGAIEAAGHGPLPVLAVVGRPNVGKSTLVNRIIGRREAVVEDKPGVTRDRVTYEAEWSGRRFKVVDTGGWEQDVLGIDASVAAQAEYAIEASDAVVFVVDAKVGATDTDEAVVRLLRKAGKPVVLCANKVDGLSGESDAAYLWSLGLGEPHPVSALHGRGTGDMLDAVLEALPEAPAQTFGTAVGGPRRIALIGRPNVGKSSLLNKVAGEERVVVNELAGTTRDPVDELIELGGTTWKFVDTAGIRKRVHLQQGADYYASLRTAAAVEKAEVAVILLDASENISVQDQRIVTMAVEAGRAVVLAFNKWDTLDEERRYYLEREIETELGQVAWAPRVNVSARTGRHMEKLVPAIEAALAGWETRVPTGRLNAFLGELVSAHPHPVRGGKQPRILFGTQAGTKPPRFVLFASGFIEAGYRRFIERRLREEFGFEGTPIHISVRVREKRGKKK; this is encoded by the coding sequence ATGAACGACCAGAACCAGCCCGGCGGCTCGGCTGAGCACGAGTACGACCACGGGGCGCTCGGCGACGCCGAGTACGCGGAGTTCATGGAGCTCGCCGCGGAAGAGGGCTTCGACATCGAGGACGTCGAGGGCGCCATCGAGGCGGCGGGCCACGGCCCGCTGCCCGTGCTCGCCGTCGTCGGCCGCCCCAATGTCGGCAAGTCGACCCTGGTGAACCGGATCATCGGCCGCCGCGAGGCGGTCGTCGAGGACAAGCCGGGCGTCACCCGCGACCGCGTCACCTACGAGGCCGAGTGGTCCGGCCGCCGCTTCAAGGTCGTCGACACCGGCGGCTGGGAGCAGGACGTCCTCGGCATCGACGCCTCCGTGGCCGCGCAGGCCGAGTACGCGATCGAGGCCTCCGACGCCGTCGTCTTCGTCGTGGACGCCAAGGTCGGCGCGACCGACACCGACGAGGCCGTCGTACGGCTGCTGCGCAAGGCCGGCAAGCCGGTCGTGCTGTGCGCCAACAAGGTCGACGGCCTGAGCGGCGAGTCGGACGCGGCCTACCTGTGGTCCCTCGGCCTCGGCGAGCCGCACCCGGTCTCCGCCCTGCACGGCCGCGGCACCGGCGACATGCTGGACGCCGTCCTGGAGGCGCTGCCGGAGGCCCCGGCGCAGACCTTCGGCACGGCCGTCGGCGGTCCGCGCCGCATCGCTCTGATCGGCCGCCCGAACGTCGGCAAGTCCTCGCTGCTGAACAAGGTCGCCGGCGAGGAGCGGGTCGTCGTCAACGAGCTGGCGGGCACCACTCGCGACCCGGTCGACGAGCTGATCGAACTCGGCGGCACCACCTGGAAGTTCGTCGACACCGCCGGTATCCGCAAGCGCGTCCACCTCCAGCAGGGCGCCGACTACTACGCCTCCCTGCGCACGGCCGCCGCCGTGGAGAAGGCCGAGGTCGCCGTCATTCTGCTGGACGCCTCCGAGAACATCTCGGTGCAGGACCAGCGCATCGTCACCATGGCCGTCGAGGCCGGCCGTGCCGTGGTGCTCGCCTTCAACAAGTGGGACACCCTCGACGAGGAGCGCCGCTACTACCTGGAGCGGGAGATCGAGACCGAGCTGGGCCAGGTCGCCTGGGCCCCGCGCGTGAACGTGTCGGCCCGCACCGGCCGCCACATGGAGAAGCTGGTCCCGGCGATCGAGGCCGCGCTCGCCGGCTGGGAGACCCGCGTGCCCACCGGCCGCCTCAACGCCTTCCTCGGCGAGCTCGTCTCCGCCCACCCGCACCCGGTCCGGGGCGGCAAGCAGCCCCGCATCCTGTTCGGCACGCAGGCCGGCACCAAGCCCCCGCGGTTCGTGCTCTTCGCCTCCGGCTTCATCGAGGCGGGCTACCGGCGCTTCATCGAGCGCCGGCTGCGCGAGGAGTTCGGCTTCGAAGGCACCCCGATCCATATCTCGGTCCGGGTGCGCGAGAAGCGCGGCAAGAAGAAGTAG
- a CDS encoding mannosyltransferase family protein has protein sequence MTDLETRVAPAHAPLLRRAAPALLGYAAVRALGLLVLAVWSAARGKSASTLLTARWDSLWYTRVAELGYGYEVRLPNGDVHSNLAFFPLLPWLERLLHAVAPLSYADAGLVVALLSSVAAAAGIFAVADLVHGRRAGVCAVLLWAVLPVGIVQSMAYSESLFTALAAWSLYALLTGRWVGAGLLAAFAGLTRPVGVAVVAAVWVAGVLSFVRDRSTGDSHGARDAEHASAQERSARAGRDQIMDGAQGTPHAPDANAAPSPTSDSSAANTPAVTRAPSPAPGVQTAPHSSPTRRALGMALAPLGAAGYVLWVGRHTGRGPLGYLDVQAGWRNGFDGGYAFARFVADKFTSFPSALAGTGLIIGVALLIWLYVNGVRARQPVELLVYTGVVLALALCASSYFGSKPRLLLPAFPVLLPLACALARLRTSRSTLVTAGLAVASAAYGAFWLNGSGPP, from the coding sequence GTGACCGACCTTGAGACGCGCGTGGCACCGGCCCACGCCCCCCTCCTGCGCCGGGCGGCGCCCGCCCTCCTGGGCTATGCGGCGGTCCGTGCCCTGGGGCTGCTCGTGCTGGCGGTGTGGAGCGCCGCGCGCGGCAAGAGCGCGTCCACCTTGCTCACCGCGCGCTGGGACTCGCTCTGGTACACGCGGGTCGCCGAACTGGGGTACGGCTACGAGGTGCGGCTGCCGAACGGCGACGTCCACTCCAACCTCGCGTTCTTCCCGCTGCTTCCGTGGCTGGAGCGGCTGCTGCACGCGGTCGCCCCGCTGTCGTACGCGGACGCGGGCCTCGTCGTCGCCCTGCTCTCCTCGGTGGCCGCCGCGGCCGGGATCTTCGCCGTCGCCGACCTGGTGCACGGGCGGCGGGCCGGGGTCTGCGCGGTGCTGCTGTGGGCGGTGCTGCCGGTCGGGATCGTGCAGTCGATGGCGTACAGCGAGTCCCTGTTCACGGCGCTGGCGGCCTGGTCGCTGTACGCGCTGCTGACCGGGCGTTGGGTCGGCGCGGGTCTGCTGGCGGCGTTCGCCGGGCTGACCCGGCCGGTGGGCGTGGCGGTGGTCGCGGCGGTGTGGGTCGCGGGGGTGCTCTCCTTCGTGCGAGACCGAAGCACGGGCGACTCGCACGGCGCGCGCGACGCCGAACACGCCTCGGCGCAGGAGCGGAGCGCACGCGCGGGGCGCGATCAGATAATGGACGGCGCGCAGGGAACGCCACACGCCCCCGACGCAAATGCCGCCCCTTCGCCCACTTCCGACTCAAGCGCCGCAAACACCCCAGCTGTCACACGAGCCCCCTCGCCCGCCCCCGGCGTACAGACCGCTCCGCACTCCTCCCCCACGCGCCGCGCGCTGGGCATGGCGCTCGCCCCGCTCGGTGCCGCGGGTTACGTCCTCTGGGTGGGCCGGCACACCGGCCGGGGCCCGCTCGGATACCTGGACGTCCAGGCCGGATGGCGCAACGGGTTCGACGGCGGGTACGCGTTCGCCCGATTCGTGGCCGACAAGTTCACGTCATTTCCGTCCGCCCTCGCCGGCACCGGCCTGATCATCGGTGTGGCCCTGCTGATCTGGCTGTACGTCAACGGTGTCCGCGCGCGTCAGCCCGTCGAACTCCTGGTGTACACCGGTGTCGTGCTCGCGCTCGCCCTGTGCGCGTCCAGTTACTTCGGCTCCAAGCCCCGGCTGCTGCTGCCGGCCTTCCCGGTGCTGCTGCCGCTCGCCTGCGCCCTGGCCCGGCTCCGCACCTCCCGATCGACGCTGGTCACGGCGGGGTTGGCGGTCGCTTCGGCGGCCTACGGGGCGTTCTGGCTGAACGGCTCCGGCCCGCCGTGA
- a CDS encoding YafY family protein: MLETSARLLRLLSLLQAHREWSGPELAERLGVTPRTVRRDVDRLRELGYPVNASPGTGGGYQLGAGAELPPLLLDDDEAVAVAVGLRTAAGQGIEGIGETSVRALAKLEQVLPNRLRRRVSALNAFTVPMLRGGPPLSPVDPGLLTELAHLCRDAERLRFDYESHEGTASRRTVEPHRLVCTERRWYLVAWDVDRADWRTFRVDRITTRPPHGPRFPPREPPAEDLAAYVSRGVSTGAYATHSTVRLLVPLHEAAERVSPSAGTLEPDGEEACLLRSGAASLDVMVVHIMMLGLPFEVLEPAELTDAVRRIRDRLDEALARVTEPGPRPPGGRGRTPAP; this comes from the coding sequence ATGTTGGAGACCTCGGCACGGCTGCTGCGTCTGCTCTCCCTGCTCCAGGCCCACCGCGAGTGGTCCGGACCCGAACTCGCCGAACGGCTGGGCGTCACCCCGCGCACCGTCCGCCGGGACGTGGACCGGCTGCGCGAGCTGGGCTACCCGGTCAACGCCAGCCCGGGCACCGGCGGCGGCTACCAGCTCGGCGCGGGCGCCGAACTGCCGCCGCTGCTGCTGGACGACGACGAGGCCGTCGCCGTGGCCGTGGGTCTGCGCACCGCCGCGGGACAGGGCATCGAGGGCATCGGCGAGACCTCCGTACGCGCCCTCGCCAAGCTGGAGCAGGTGCTGCCGAACCGGCTGCGCCGCCGGGTGAGCGCCCTGAACGCCTTCACGGTGCCGATGCTGCGCGGCGGCCCGCCGCTCTCCCCGGTCGACCCGGGCCTGCTCACCGAACTCGCCCATCTGTGCCGGGACGCCGAGCGGTTGCGCTTCGACTACGAGAGCCACGAGGGCACCGCGAGCCGCCGTACCGTCGAACCGCACCGGCTGGTGTGCACCGAGCGGCGCTGGTACCTGGTCGCCTGGGACGTCGACCGGGCGGACTGGCGGACCTTCCGCGTCGACCGCATCACCACCAGGCCGCCGCACGGGCCGCGCTTCCCCCCGCGCGAACCGCCCGCCGAGGACCTCGCCGCCTATGTGTCCAGGGGCGTCTCCACGGGCGCGTACGCCACGCACTCCACGGTCCGGCTGCTGGTGCCGCTGCACGAGGCCGCCGAGCGGGTCTCGCCGTCCGCGGGGACGCTGGAGCCCGACGGGGAGGAGGCGTGCCTCCTGCGCAGCGGTGCCGCGAGCCTGGACGTGATGGTCGTCCACATCATGATGCTGGGCCTGCCGTTCGAGGTGCTGGAGCCCGCCGAGCTGACGGACGCGGTCAGGAGGATTCGCGACCGGCTCGACGAGGCGCTGGCCCGGGTCACGGAACCCGGGCCGCGCCCTCCGGGTGGTCGGGGGCGAACGCCGGCGCCGTAG
- a CDS encoding transglycosylase family protein, protein MSECADTTRSTARDDSARKGRTTAALAGAALLAPLGLLAATGNAAAADNGVWDRIAQCESGGNWHINTGNGYYGGLQFSAGTWRAYGGSAYAPTADQASRSAQIAVATKVQQAQGWGAWPVCSARAGASGAAPAAASTGSAGGTASKGVTTKSAPARSAPAKSAPAKTQDRPAAQTGRSASRGDHIVRQGDTLSTIAATHGTTWQRIYAANKAVIGGDPNLIVPGQRLDL, encoded by the coding sequence ATGTCCGAGTGTGCCGATACCACCCGCAGCACCGCCCGTGACGACAGCGCCCGCAAGGGCCGTACGACGGCCGCGCTCGCCGGAGCCGCCCTGCTGGCCCCGCTGGGCCTGCTGGCCGCGACCGGCAACGCCGCAGCGGCGGACAACGGAGTGTGGGACCGCATCGCCCAGTGCGAGAGCGGCGGCAACTGGCACATCAACACCGGTAACGGCTACTACGGCGGGCTGCAGTTCTCCGCCGGCACCTGGCGCGCGTACGGCGGCTCCGCCTACGCCCCGACGGCCGACCAGGCCTCCAGGAGCGCCCAGATCGCCGTCGCCACCAAGGTCCAGCAGGCCCAGGGCTGGGGCGCCTGGCCGGTCTGCTCGGCCCGGGCGGGAGCATCCGGCGCGGCACCGGCGGCGGCCTCCACCGGGTCCGCGGGCGGAACCGCCTCGAAGGGCGTGACGACGAAGTCCGCCCCGGCGAGGTCGGCCCCCGCGAAGTCCGCCCCGGCCAAGACGCAGGACCGTCCGGCGGCGCAGACGGGCCGCAGCGCGTCCCGCGGCGACCACATCGTCCGCCAGGGCGACACCCTGAGCACCATCGCGGCCACCCACGGCACCACCTGGCAGCGGATCTACGCCGCCAACAAGGCCGTCATCGGCGGGGATCCGAACCTGATCGTGCCCGGCCAGCGCCTGGACCTCTGA
- a CDS encoding acyl-CoA dehydrogenase family protein yields MSASAKLPPFDAADPLGIDDLLDPEDLAVRDTVRSWAADRVLPYVADWYEKGELPQIRELARELGAIGALGMSLTGYGCAGASAVQYGLACLELEAADSGIRSLVSVQGSLAMYAIHRFGSEEQKQEWLPRMAAGEVIGCFGLTEPDHGSDPASMRTYAKRDGDDWVLNGRKMWITNGSVAGVAVVWAQTEEGVRGFAVPTDRPGFSAPEIKHKWSLRASVTSELVLDDVRLPATAVLPEVTGLRGPLSCLSHARYGIVWGAMGAARSSFEAAVEYAKTREQFGRPIGGFQLTQAKLADMAVELHKGILLAHHLGRRMDAGRLRPEQVSFGKLNNVREAIEICRTARTILGANGISLEYPVMRHATNLESVLTYEGTVEMHQLVLGKALTGLDAFR; encoded by the coding sequence ATGTCCGCGTCCGCGAAGCTGCCCCCGTTCGATGCCGCCGACCCGCTCGGGATCGACGACCTGCTGGACCCGGAGGACCTGGCCGTCCGGGACACCGTCCGGAGCTGGGCCGCCGACCGCGTGCTGCCGTACGTCGCCGACTGGTACGAGAAGGGCGAGCTGCCGCAGATCCGCGAGCTCGCGCGGGAGCTCGGCGCCATCGGCGCGCTCGGCATGTCCCTTACCGGCTACGGCTGCGCGGGCGCGTCGGCCGTGCAGTACGGGCTGGCCTGCCTGGAGCTGGAGGCCGCCGACTCGGGCATCCGCTCCCTGGTCTCGGTGCAGGGCTCGCTCGCCATGTACGCGATCCACCGGTTCGGCAGCGAGGAGCAGAAGCAGGAGTGGCTGCCCCGCATGGCGGCCGGCGAGGTGATCGGCTGCTTCGGCCTGACCGAGCCCGACCACGGCTCCGACCCCGCCTCCATGCGCACGTACGCCAAGCGCGACGGCGACGACTGGGTGCTCAACGGCCGCAAGATGTGGATCACCAACGGCTCGGTCGCCGGCGTGGCCGTGGTCTGGGCGCAGACCGAGGAGGGCGTGCGGGGCTTCGCCGTACCCACCGACCGGCCGGGCTTCTCGGCGCCCGAGATCAAGCACAAGTGGTCCCTGCGCGCCTCCGTCACCAGCGAACTCGTCCTCGACGACGTACGGCTGCCCGCCACCGCCGTGCTGCCGGAGGTCACCGGACTGCGCGGGCCGCTCAGCTGCCTGTCGCACGCCCGCTACGGCATCGTCTGGGGTGCGATGGGCGCCGCGCGCAGCAGCTTCGAGGCGGCCGTGGAGTACGCGAAGACGCGCGAGCAGTTCGGGCGGCCCATCGGCGGCTTCCAGCTCACCCAGGCCAAGCTCGCCGACATGGCGGTCGAACTGCACAAGGGAATCCTGCTCGCCCATCATCTGGGGCGGCGGATGGACGCCGGCCGCCTGCGTCCCGAGCAGGTCAGCTTCGGCAAGCTCAACAACGTCCGCGAGGCCATCGAGATCTGCCGGACGGCGCGGACGATCCTCGGTGCCAACGGGATCTCCCTCGAATACCCCGTGATGCGGCACGCGACCAACCTCGAGTCGGTGCTCACCTACGAGGGCACCGTCGAGATGCACCAGCTCGTGCTGGGCAAGGCGCTCACCGGGCTCGACGCCTTCCGGTGA
- a CDS encoding phosphatase PAP2 family protein codes for MRTERNLTRRLDRVFARLDREPERPAHIDVPRMSRHRVVLFTATLAFYLAIVWAVVISSWLVRLDWQVMFFRPYQQWPQIHAFLDYYVVLGQRGPTAVMVAAWLGWRSWRQHTLRPLLTLAASLLLLNITVGAAKLGMGRLGPHYATTIGSNEMGLGGDIFPSGHTANAVVTWGILAYLASSPRARRWLSALSAVTSLGVGLTTVYLGTHWLSDVLLGWAAGLLILLALPWCEPLITKAETALFDLRDRWRARRSRPATEPLVPVTPVPLTPRGAPADNPSVREPVSSTRASRGPVHLAPGPHTARSERTPVTPVGSRRPPHADRHPRGTSQPARPLTGG; via the coding sequence GTGCGTACCGAACGAAACCTCACCCGGCGTCTGGACCGGGTGTTCGCCAGACTGGACCGTGAGCCGGAACGACCGGCCCACATCGATGTGCCGAGGATGAGCCGGCACCGGGTCGTTCTGTTCACCGCGACCCTGGCTTTCTACCTCGCGATCGTGTGGGCCGTCGTGATCAGCTCGTGGCTGGTCCGGCTGGACTGGCAGGTCATGTTCTTCCGGCCCTACCAGCAGTGGCCGCAGATCCACGCGTTCCTCGACTACTACGTGGTGCTCGGCCAGCGCGGCCCCACCGCCGTGATGGTCGCGGCCTGGCTCGGCTGGCGCTCCTGGCGGCAGCACACCCTCCGCCCGCTGCTGACCCTGGCCGCCTCACTGCTGCTGCTGAACATCACGGTCGGCGCCGCCAAGCTCGGCATGGGGCGGCTCGGTCCGCACTACGCGACCACCATCGGCTCGAACGAGATGGGCCTGGGCGGCGATATATTTCCCAGCGGCCACACCGCCAACGCGGTGGTGACCTGGGGCATCCTGGCGTATCTGGCCTCCAGCCCCCGAGCTAGGCGCTGGCTGTCCGCACTGTCGGCGGTCACGTCGCTCGGCGTCGGCCTCACCACCGTCTACCTCGGTACGCACTGGCTGAGCGACGTCCTGCTGGGCTGGGCCGCCGGCCTGCTGATCCTGCTCGCCCTGCCCTGGTGCGAGCCGCTGATCACCAAGGCCGAGACCGCCCTCTTCGACCTGCGCGACCGTTGGCGCGCCCGTCGCAGCCGGCCCGCCACCGAACCGCTCGTCCCGGTCACGCCGGTGCCGCTCACACCGCGCGGCGCGCCGGCCGACAACCCGTCGGTGCGCGAGCCCGTCTCCTCGACGCGCGCCTCCCGCGGCCCGGTGCACCTGGCCCCGGGACCGCACACGGCCCGTTCGGAGCGCACCCCGGTCACCCCGGTGGGCAGCCGCCGGCCGCCGCACGCCGACCGCCACCCGCGCGGTACGTCCCAGCCGGCCCGCCCCCTGACGGGAGGCTGA
- a CDS encoding MFS transporter yields the protein MSGTTTAAVRPRRRTAGAGANRWVVLVVLCVSLLLVALDATVLHVAVPAVTEDLRPGAVELLWIVDVYPLVCASLLILFGTLGDRVGRRRILLLGYSLFGVASAVAAFAPTAEALILARALLGVGGAMIMPATLSILRQVFPDRRERALAIGIWSAVAAVGAAVGPLLGGFLLEHFWWGAVFLVNIPLMLVSLPVGRILLPESRGDGRGPWDVTGALMAAAGLFGAVLGVKRVGGGEAVLSPFTLLPLLGGAALLLLFVRRQRRRPHPLVDLRMFRRPAFSTSVGCIVLAMLALVGLELIAAQYLQLVLGLSPLQTGLRLLPLTVAAMGAGLAGARMLRRFGPRRMVCLGFCLTAAAVLTLTAMGATDDTALLLAGFVLLGFGLETTLFGAYESMLSEAPSEQAGGAAAIGETSYQLGAGIGIALLGSVMNAAYAPGLRSVPGVPRHASAAAGHSLGEAYEIAGRLGGSAGAALRRAARDSFVHGLHVTLLVSAGLLLLGAVMALRLPRTMQCGEEQAGAEVGLPAPRGAERAAAKPRVSA from the coding sequence ATGTCCGGGACGACCACGGCTGCCGTACGGCCGCGCCGTCGGACGGCCGGGGCCGGTGCCAACCGCTGGGTCGTCCTCGTCGTCCTCTGCGTGAGCCTGCTGCTCGTCGCCCTCGATGCGACGGTGCTGCACGTGGCGGTCCCCGCCGTCACCGAGGACCTCAGACCCGGTGCCGTGGAACTGCTCTGGATCGTCGACGTCTACCCCCTGGTGTGCGCCTCCCTGCTGATCCTCTTCGGCACCCTCGGCGACCGCGTCGGCCGCAGACGGATCCTGCTGCTCGGCTACTCCCTCTTCGGTGTCGCCTCCGCCGTCGCCGCCTTCGCGCCGACCGCCGAGGCCCTGATCCTCGCCCGCGCGCTGCTCGGCGTCGGCGGTGCGATGATCATGCCCGCGACCCTGTCCATCCTCCGGCAGGTCTTCCCCGACCGGCGCGAGCGCGCGCTGGCCATCGGCATCTGGAGCGCGGTCGCCGCCGTCGGCGCGGCGGTCGGGCCGCTGCTCGGCGGCTTCCTGCTGGAGCACTTCTGGTGGGGCGCGGTGTTCCTGGTGAACATCCCGCTGATGCTGGTCAGCCTGCCGGTGGGCCGGATCCTGCTGCCCGAGTCCCGCGGCGACGGGCGCGGCCCCTGGGACGTGACCGGCGCGCTGATGGCGGCGGCCGGTCTCTTCGGTGCCGTCCTCGGGGTCAAGCGGGTAGGCGGCGGCGAGGCGGTGCTGAGCCCCTTCACCCTGCTGCCCCTGCTGGGCGGCGCGGCCCTCCTCCTTCTCTTCGTACGGCGTCAGCGCCGGCGCCCCCATCCGCTGGTGGACCTGCGGATGTTCCGCCGGCCCGCGTTCAGCACCTCCGTGGGCTGCATCGTGCTGGCCATGCTGGCGCTGGTCGGTCTGGAGCTGATCGCCGCGCAGTACCTGCAACTGGTGCTCGGCCTCTCGCCCCTGCAGACGGGCCTGCGGCTGCTGCCGCTGACCGTCGCCGCGATGGGTGCGGGGCTGGCGGGCGCGCGGATGCTGCGCCGCTTCGGACCGCGCCGGATGGTGTGCCTCGGCTTCTGCCTGACGGCCGCCGCGGTGCTGACCCTGACGGCGATGGGCGCCACCGACGACACGGCACTGCTGCTGGCCGGCTTCGTGCTGCTGGGCTTCGGCCTGGAGACCACCCTCTTCGGCGCCTACGAGTCGATGCTCAGCGAGGCCCCGTCCGAGCAGGCCGGCGGCGCGGCGGCCATCGGCGAGACGTCGTACCAGTTGGGCGCCGGCATCGGCATCGCGCTGCTCGGCAGCGTGATGAACGCGGCGTACGCGCCGGGGCTGCGGTCGGTGCCGGGCGTGCCGCGGCACGCGTCGGCCGCGGCGGGCCACTCGCTCGGCGAGGCCTACGAGATCGCCGGGCGCCTCGGCGGGTCCGCCGGGGCCGCGCTGCGCCGGGCGGCGCGGGACTCCTTCGTGCACGGACTCCACGTGACGCTCCTGGTGAGCGCGGGTCTGCTGCTGCTGGGCGCGGTGATGGCGCTGCGGCTGCCGCGGACCATGCAGTGCGGCGAGGAGCAGGCCGGGGCCGAGGTGGGGCTGCCGGCGCCCCGGGGGGCGGAGCGGGCGGCCGCGAAGCCGCGGGTCTCCGCCTGA